Proteins encoded together in one Chitinophaga varians window:
- a CDS encoding glycosyltransferase, which yields MPLDWGLGHATRDIPLIYEMLNAGAQVFIAAEGKHAALLKQEFPEITILPLPGYRIQYAQKGKFFGMKIIQQIPKIYKAVKYEQRWLKKIVKEYQINAVISDNRFGLYQKDIPTVFITHQLLIKTPFGGWIERTLQKINYNFIRKYSACWIPDFAGDNNLSGELAHPAKLPPNTTYIGCLSRFEPQPDVQRKYDLLVLISGPEPQRTNLEKLVLDQVKDLSLKALIVSGKPGTHYHEEVAPGVIHVNHLDAKALNEAMLASDMVLSRSGYTTLMDLVKLNKKAILVPTPGQSEQVYLGEYLMEKGYFYSVAQEKFNLKTALEEVSRFPFKSFQHEQDMSLYKDVVKQFVQKLQQP from the coding sequence GTGCCTCTGGACTGGGGCCTGGGACACGCCACCCGCGACATTCCGCTCATCTATGAAATGCTAAACGCAGGCGCTCAGGTTTTTATTGCTGCCGAAGGCAAACATGCCGCACTGCTGAAACAGGAATTCCCGGAAATCACCATTTTACCGCTGCCGGGATACCGCATCCAGTACGCGCAAAAAGGTAAGTTCTTCGGAATGAAGATCATACAACAGATTCCCAAAATATACAAGGCGGTGAAATATGAGCAGCGGTGGCTCAAAAAGATCGTAAAAGAATACCAGATCAACGCCGTTATCTCTGATAACCGCTTCGGACTATACCAAAAAGACATTCCCACCGTATTCATCACCCATCAGCTCCTGATCAAAACACCCTTTGGTGGCTGGATAGAGCGTACATTACAGAAAATCAACTATAACTTCATCCGTAAATACAGCGCCTGCTGGATTCCGGACTTCGCCGGCGACAATAACCTCTCCGGAGAACTGGCCCATCCGGCAAAACTCCCGCCCAACACCACGTACATAGGCTGTCTCAGCCGTTTTGAACCACAACCGGACGTTCAAAGGAAATACGATCTCCTGGTGCTTATTTCAGGGCCGGAACCCCAGCGCACCAACCTGGAAAAGCTGGTGCTGGACCAGGTAAAGGACCTCTCCCTGAAAGCCCTGATCGTCAGCGGCAAACCGGGCACCCACTACCACGAAGAAGTAGCTCCCGGCGTAATACACGTTAACCATCTGGACGCCAAAGCGTTAAACGAAGCCATGCTTGCATCTGACATGGTGCTGAGCCGCTCCGGCTACACCACCCTGATGGACCTCGTCAAACTCAACAAAAAAGCGATCCTGGTACCTACGCCTGGCCAGTCCGAACAGGTATATCTCGGTGAATATCTCATGGAAAAGGGGTATTTCTATTCTGTCGCGCAGGAAAAATTCAACCTGAAAACAGCGCTGGAAGAGGTTTCCCGCTTCCCGTTCAAATCTTTCCAGCATGAGCAGGACATGTCGCTTTACAAAGATGTGGTCAAACAGTTTGTCCAAAAACTTCAACAACCGTAA
- a CDS encoding arsenate reductase family protein, whose product MNKIYHLSTCNTCKKILEEIKAKERGIELQDIKTEKITPAQLDEMHALSGSYEALFSRRSQKYRPMGLHEKTLTEKDYRDLILEEYSFLKRPVGIAGDRIYIGAEVKNM is encoded by the coding sequence ATGAATAAGATATATCATTTGTCGACCTGCAATACCTGCAAAAAAATTCTGGAGGAAATAAAAGCCAAAGAAAGAGGAATTGAATTGCAGGACATCAAAACGGAAAAAATCACGCCCGCGCAGCTGGACGAGATGCATGCCCTGTCTGGCAGCTATGAGGCCCTTTTCAGCCGCAGGTCACAGAAATACAGGCCTATGGGGCTTCATGAGAAAACCCTCACGGAGAAAGATTACCGCGACCTGATACTGGAAGAGTATTCTTTCCTGAAAAGGCCGGTAGGCATTGCCGGAGACCGGATTTATATCGGGGCCGAAGTGAAGAATATGTAA